The Toxorhynchites rutilus septentrionalis strain SRP chromosome 3, ASM2978413v1, whole genome shotgun sequence genome includes a region encoding these proteins:
- the LOC129776762 gene encoding protein krueppel has translation MASSHLQIRPPMGLLTTVADLPPSYKAQYISVPIKLTTDSPLDLTVKQSFVGAITPPLTPSPLKKRYREDNDENRDGNQAKQIKLELKVEGKKEATPVKPVKVNVAPKSSKNPPPVAPVSKERRTKASRKLKFDEETASPVSGTVIISIEDVINSDIPRESGDIDPQFNLVEISDEVRAELATIPNVIGAYNCKLCRLEFEDAFGLAQHRCACIVLLEYRCPECSKRFNCPANLASHRRWHKPRDQVAKKGESDKLSEDSECKYRCEQCNKTFKRPAYLKKHLLTHNKSKNKSKHNQLSAETETNATINSATNYHNSGDESNHSGDSGNTVYVNRVTEIPESLFTVVASEPPLQPDIVHYNYHSNSGTSQQSSTTEHSEVEEDDDYEERALVINEDYQDEIEEIRSTYCDRFTEEENIAAAALAHLRNGPSVIRHTTALVV, from the coding sequence ATGGCTTCATCGCATCTCCAAATCCGCCCGCCAATGGGTCTCCTGACGACGGTGGCCGATTTGCCACCAAGTTATAAAGCGCAGTACATCAGTGTCCCAATCAAACTTACCACCGATTCACCGCTGGATTTGACGGTGAAGCAAAGCTTCGTGGGTGCAATCACACCTCCGCTAACGCCATCGCCGTTGAAGAAACGCTACCGGGAGGATAACGACGAAAATCGTGATGGGAACCAGGCTAAACAGATTAAACTCGAATTGAAGGTGGAAGGGAAAAAGGAAGCCACGCCAGTGAAACCTGTAAAGGTGAACGTGGCTCCAAAGAGTTCCAAAAACCCTCCACCCGTGGCTCCTGTTTCGAAAGAACGCCGTACAAAAGCATCCAGAAAGTTGAAGTTTGACGAGGAGACGGCTTCGCCGGTATCCGGCACAGTTATCATCTCGATAGAAGATGTTATTAACAGTGATATACCCCGGGAATCCGGCGATATTGATCCTCAGTTCAATTTGGTGGAAATATCTGACGAGGTGCGCGCAGAATTAGCCACTATTCCAAATGTAATTGGTGCCTATAATTGCAAACTTTGTCGGCTCGAATTTGAAGATGCATTTGGACTAGCCCAGCATCGTTGTGCTTGCATTGTACTTCTTGAATACCGCTGTCCGGAATGCAGTAAGCGGTTCAACTGTCCAGCTAACTTGGCATCCCATCGTCGATGGCATAAGCCCCGTGATCAGGTCGCTAAAAAAGGTGAGAGCGACAAACTCAGTGAGGATTCAGAATGTAAATATCGTTGCGAACAATGCAACAAAACGTTTAAACGTCCAGCCTATCTGAAGAAGCATCTGTTAACGCATAACAAGTCTAAAAATAAATCGAAACATAATCAGCTAAGTGCCGAAACCGAAACAAACGCAACAATCAACTCAGCCACAAACTATCATAACAGTGGTGACGAATCAAATCACTCTGGAGACAGCGGCAACACAGTCTACGTAAATCGTGTAACCGAAATACCGGAAAGCCTGTTTACTGTAGTGGCTAGTGAACCACCCCTTCAACCTGATATTGTGCATTACAATTACCACTCAAACTCTGGAACATCGCAACAGTCTTCAACCACCGAACATAGCGAAGTGGAGGAAGATGATGACTACGAGGAGCGTGCCTTGGTAATAAACGAAGACTATCAGGATGAAATAGAAGAAATTCGCTCAACCTATTGTGACCGCTTCACGGAGGAGGAAAACATTGCCGCAGCAGCACTGGCTCATCTGCGCAATGGACCATCGGTGATTCGACACACAACTGCTTTAGTTGTCTAA
- the LOC129776766 gene encoding uncharacterized protein LOC129776766, producing the protein MIWRQKSIVWDRLFAMEVDGKRFGRTKSGLKRKLAHNKREQRATGGGPNKIINLSELEEQAVLLTGLLATVEGIPGTSSHGTQLDSPSGEPQAADQENFIYYGTSDECDGINNTIHFQPSQPKKSRPSTTRLLELQVEQQNKFHTNVKSLLKNTNKNLSDLVHYQRQSARAILSVDATLKEHLSEQKRHNHEMRRSRWRNQ; encoded by the exons ATGATCTGGCGGCAGAAGTCAATAGTTTGGGACCGCCTATTCGCGATGGAAGTGGATGGAAAAAG GTTTGGGCGGACTAAGTCCGGATTAAAGCGAAAACTCGCTCACAACAAACGGGAGCAGAGGGCGACAGGTGGAGGacccaataaaattatcaatttgtcCGAGCTGGAGGAGCAGGCAGTTCTACTAACTGGGTTACTTGCGACCGTGGAAGGAATCCCGGGTACCTCATCTCATGGAACACAGTTGGATTCGCCTTCGGGTGAACCTCAAGCTGCAGACCaggaaaattttatatattatggTACTTCCGACGAGTGTGACGGTATCAATAATACCATTCACTTCCAGCCCTCTCAGCCGAAAAAATCCAGACCTTCTACCACGAGGCTATTAGAGCTGCAAGTCgagcaacaaaacaaatttcacaCCAATGTGAAATCCCtgttaaaaaacacaaacaagaaTTTGAGTGATCTGGTTCATTATCAGCGCCAATCAGCTCGAGCGATTCTTTCCGTGGATGCCACACTCAAAGAACATCTGAGTGAACAAAAACGACATAACCACGAGATGAGAAGATCGCGCTGGAGAAATCAATAG
- the LOC129776765 gene encoding putative nuclease HARBI1, with protein MDSVLLPILAEQEEIGMPCYHRRNHRKSTDFMKLSDEAFIKSFRLSKEAFRYVLEEIENCLTTRKGGLSTEVKLAACLRFFAEGNYQHGAGQDYHIAIAQPTFSKVLTEMLNILERTLCKKWISLNMTEDEQRRAKLHFYQKTSIPGVIMCLDGTHVKIIPPKLNRNLFFNRKGFYSLNVLIVCDDQQRIRFVDPTFQGSNHDSHIWRVSPARTHFEQLHQNGEVNTKILGDAGYPSEPWLVTPFRAAEEGSLESDFNRRHALGRAIVERTIGLLKNRFRCILGARQLHYNPTKCAQIINVCCALHNICLEFGRSQ; from the exons ATGGATTCCGTTTTGTTACCGATTTTGGCGGAGCAAGAAGAAATTGGAATGCCTTGCTACCATCGGCGAAACCACCGAAAATCAACCGACTTCATGAAACTTTCTGATGAAGC ATTCATCAAAAGTTTTCGTCTAAGTAAGGAAGCTTTTCGGTACGTTTTAGAGGAAATTGAGAACTGCCTTACCACAAGGAAAGGTGGTCTATCCACGGAGGTGAAACTCGCAGCATGTTTGCGATTCTTTGCTGAAGGAAATTATCAACATGGAGCAGGGCAAGATTATCACATTGCCATAGCACAGCCCACATTTTCCAAGGTGCTGACTGAAATGCTTAACATTCTGGAGCGGACACTGTGTAAGAAATGGATTTCCCTAAATATGACGGAAGACGAACAGCGGCGTGCTAAACTACACTTCTatcagaaaacatcaattcCGGGTGTTATTATGTGTTTGGATGGAACCCACGTAAAAATTATTCCACCTAAGCtgaatcgaaatttgttttttaatcggAAGGGATTTTATAGTCTCAACGTTCTGATT GTTTGTGACGATCAGCAAAGGATTCGTTTCGTTGATCCTACCTTCCAGGGATCTAATCATGACTCTCATATATGGCGTGTAAGCCCTGCAAGAACTCACTTTGAGCAGCTTCACCAAAATGGTGAAGTTAATACTAAGATTCTAG gtgatgctGGTTATCCATCGGAACCTTGGTTAGTAACGCCATTCAGAGCAGCGGAGGAAGGGAGTTTGGAGAGCGATTTTAATCGCAGGCATGCCTTGGGTCGTGCTATCGTCGAGCGGACAATCGGTTTACTAAAAAATCGGTTTAGATGCATCCTTGGCGCGAGACAACTTCACTACAATCCTACTAAATGCGCTCAAATTATAAATGTATGCTGTGCACTTCACAATATATGCTTAGAATTTGGTCGTTCTCAGTAG